TTAGTATGAGTAAAGGTCACACTCACCTTGAATAATTCAAACAACATATGGTAGAGATGGGAAGGCACATACACTATGCTAATAAGCTGGTTAATGTTGTTACCTGAAAGATAAGAATGGAACATGTAGTAAGCATTAtcctttttaaatgtgttaaagtttatttgcagtgtaaatattgtttaaggCACTCAACCATATCCTGTGAAATACGACAGGCTTCAGATATTTgagcaattatttaaaaattcagtAAGTATATATATGTGAGTTTAAATGAGCAGAACTGGTtgagcgagaaaaaaaaaaattggaacttATTGGCCTGGTTATGTAACCTGTGGAGAACAATTATGTAATGGTCAGATGCTGGTGCTTAACAGATTGTAATCCCTCACTCACTGTTGTGTTCTCGCAGCACCAGGTCAGGTGAGCTAAGGTAGTACTGGTCACAAAGCATCTTGGCACTTTCATAGGCATCTGAATAGAATGAAGCAttgaaaaaggtttttttaaaaatactaatctaaaacatttaatacattttatccaCTGTCACATCGAGAACATATGTATACTTCACCTTTGACAACATCTGATACTTTGCAGTGAGGATCAATGCTTCCAATTGTGTTGGGATGAACAGGATTTGTAGCACCATCAAAGATCAGGGCTATAAACAGATTATTAGAGCAGAACATTAGAACAATTCACATGCAGTCTTTTTCTAAGAAAACAAACCCGGTTGGCTGAAAGCTGATCAAAGCTATGTTCACATCATCAGCGTGACTTAAAGTGACTCAATTAGGATTTTTGCCCTAATGTGGCAAAAATCTAATTGGTTTACCACTCTCTCTGCACGTACAAATTTGATGATCTGAGTCACCTTCATATGTGGTCCTATATCGGATACATATCTAATATGTGGTTAATGCGACTTAAAATGAGAACAATCAGATCGGAATCCATGCGTCTTTTTGCCTTTGACTCTAATGTGTGTGCGGGGAGCTTGCTAATGTTAGTCAGCACTGGCAGTAAAGAGATTTCATAACAGTGCTACAGTAGCAGGAGATGAGAAAGCAGCTTAAGCGAGGTGCCTGGCTTCCTTCCTTCTCAACGAATACAGACAAAAACCTTCTTGTCATCCCCCAGAGCAATACCCCAAGCATAGTTCTTGCTAAAATCATAtccattgttttaaataaaattttaaattaaaaacaaaattagtgTCTTATTTTAACCCAGACTACAAGTGCTATTTCAGAGGACAGACACATCCACacagtcagataaaagtcacttgcaATTGTGAATGTAAACCCTCATGACTCGCAAATCTGATCTGGTCAAAAACATTGGAATTGAGCaggtggcttgtaatgtgaccATAGCTCAAATTTTGGaccaacaagaaaaaaaatgtttttgtgttcaCATTGTGAGTTGATTTGAAAGTGGCCTCAGTTCTCTTTATGTTCACACTATAGTTCCTCTGGAGCTCTAAGATCTTTACTGCAATGTAATGCAGCTTATGGACCAGTTCTGTCCATTTGGTTTTTTGAGCATCCCAGTGCAAGCAACATTGGACACAAGATTAGAAAGTCTcaagtttaaatcccagcacaGCTTAGGTGTCAATGTTGGGTCCTTGAACAAGGCctttaactctcaactgcttagatgtacaatgagataaatgtaaatCTGAACAAAGATGTCTGGCAAATGGCTTAAATACACATGTCTACGGCAAGCCAAGAGAGATAAAATACAATGCAAAGGTGTGGTTTGTGTGGCTGAAACCATGGGGAAAACAAcccaaaattaaaaataagcaaCTTTGTAACCCTGATCAGGATTTTTATGGTACCATACCTTTCTTAGTCTCATAGCCAGCAGATAGGCTAATACAAGTGTTGTTAACATTTACTATATTAAATCTATATAAAaagatacagtggggcaaaaaagtatttagtcagcaaCCAATTGTGCAAATTCTTCCacctaaaaagatgagagaggcctggaattttcatcataggtatacctcgaatatgagaaacaaaataagaaaaataaattccagacaaatcacactgtaggatttttaaagactttatttgcaaattatggtggacaataagtatttggtcaataacaaaattccATCTCAATACTTTACTCTTTATccataccctttgttggcaatgacagatgtcaaaagttttctgtaagtcttcacaatgtttccacccccatgcttcacagtaggtatggtgttctttggatggaACTCTACaatctttctcctccaaacacgacaagttgttctacaatgtgattttctggatttttttttcttattttgtctctcatagttgaggtatacctatgaagaaaattacaggcctctctcatctttttaagtaggagaatttgcacaattggtggctgactaaatactgtTTGCCCTACTGTAAGTGTAAACTTTTAACACATTAGAACTGTTAAACAATAATGCGAAAAAATTAAGAGTCTATCAGTTTGATGTAGTTTGACTCTAACAACAGCGTGAGAGAAATAAAACGTATACGAAAGGTCGGTTACTTACTGTGCTGGTTGATAAGCATACGGATGGATATTCGGCTCGTGAAGAATCGGTCTAAGAAGTACTGGATGTTTTGATTATCTTGACCAAAAGCTTCTTTGTACTCAATCACACCTTGGGCCATTGTAGGAACAACATCATTATGTCTATTTCTGATATTCACCAGAGTTTCCACAAAGCTGTGGGTTAAAACAAGGATATAAGAGCATGGAAAATGGACTTAGCCCTTTATAGAAAATCCACTGAAATACgtggaaatagaaaaaaattctaGACTTTttccatgtcttttttttctccaaaaatgtttcattgttactatttttatattgcaaatCAAGGTCAGTGAAGTTATCCATATATGGTTCCTCATGTGGTAATACTTTAAGgtctgtattgtgtgtgtgcgcgcatatatatatatataatatataaaaataattaaataaaacacaaaaacatacaaattaTATGGTAACATCACTGACCTTGAAATTgtttttgaggaaaaaaagacttgaattttttttcaattcccaTGTATTTCAATGAGTCACATATAAAGGCTTAAAATACAAAGCATAATCATATAATTGAAGTTCAAGTAATATTAAACTTACTCTTCTAGAACTTTGTGGTCAGTGGGACTTTTATCCAAAAACTCCAGGATCTCCATTAAACTCTGAGCATACCTGAGAGCATAACAGAAGGGGGACAGGGTATGACAGGGTAAGCaacttgttttcttttaaaaatatactaatGATGGACTTTTTACTTAGAGGTTCATATTTTTCTTACACACATCTTGGATTACTtataacttatttattattgacaACTTCTAAACATTCAACTTAAATGATGGTAACCAGTGAAAGTGGGCATGTGCTGTGAGACAAAATAGCAGCAAAGTAAGAATGAGGTAGTGAAAATAGAACAAAGTGTACAAAGACCCTCTTGGAGGAGCTGCATAGCCCAGCCTTCCACGGCACACAAACTAGAGCAAagttcacacacatgcatgacgTGACCAAGCATTGGGCGTGTTTCCACAGACTGTTTACTACAGTACAAACGTAAAACCTTCTGCTATAAATAACAAAGGCAGCTGTCAAGTTTTAcactatattaaaatattaataataaaaaataataagaaagctATATCTACAAACTGTACGATAGAAATTCTAAACATGCAGTTATTTTGCAAATTTATGACTTGTGACTTACCAGCTATGGACCATCTGAACCGACGGAGTAGTTAGCAATCTGTCTGGGAGTAGGTTGATTTCTTTCATGATGTTGGACAGACGCACTGGGAGTTCTTGCCTCAGGAAGACAAATGAAGTTTTTTCACATGCATTTGTTGAACCTAGCAGGAAAAAGAGGCattgtagataaaaaaaaaagctagataGCTGAGACTCTAAGGCAACTGTTAAAAGGGACATGTTTTTCTCGGATATTACATCTTCGGATTTACACCACACTAAATGAAAACACATTAGTAAACGATTTAATGTGACATTTAATGACTGGATGGTGTGATTTGTTGCACATTTGTGATCTTACAGACATTAACAGTTGGATTATGCATATTTAATATACCAATGGTAGAGACACGCTAGATTAGGATTTACCAACTAGAGTTAGAGGGCAAGTCGTTTGGAGGCGCGCGCTTCTGCAATATCAGTAGAGCCAATGTGAACGATTCGATTAATGGTACAGACCGAACCGACCAGCTAATAAACATGATGCAATCCCTGCTGCAGCGGCCTCACGGAATCGGTGTATTTGGA
The DNA window shown above is from Clarias gariepinus isolate MV-2021 ecotype Netherlands chromosome 14, CGAR_prim_01v2, whole genome shotgun sequence and carries:
- the pdk2a gene encoding pyruvate dehydrogenase (acetyl-transferring) kinase isozyme 2, mitochondrial, giving the protein MKFVRFIMKNAALASVPKHIEHFSKFSPSPLSMKQFLDFGSTNACEKTSFVFLRQELPVRLSNIMKEINLLPDRLLTTPSVQMVHSWYAQSLMEILEFLDKSPTDHKVLEDFVETLVNIRNRHNDVVPTMAQGVIEYKEAFGQDNQNIQYFLDRFFTSRISIRMLINQHTLIFDGATNPVHPNTIGSIDPHCKVSDVVKDAYESAKMLCDQYYLSSPDLVLREHNSNNINQLISIVYVPSHLYHMLFELFKNAMRATIENHSEGTSLPPIEVMVAIGGEDLSIKMSDRGGGVPFRKMENLFSYMYSTAPTPQIGQQRTPLAGFGYGLPITRLYARYFQGDLQLYSMETYGTDAVIHLKALSTDSVERLPVYNKTALRNYKVSQEADDWCVPSKEPLDLAVFRLAK